From the Acetobacter aceti genome, one window contains:
- a CDS encoding NAD(P)H-dependent oxidoreductase, whose translation MKVLIVFAHPERHSLNGALLDAAIAELQAQGHEVKVSDLYAMHWKAAVDRSDFPDLPSGERLKVGSASSREFAANGLTDDVKAEQEKLRWADTVILQFPLWWFAMPAILKGWIDRVYACGFAYGVGEHSDSRWGDRYGEGVMAGKRAMLIVTAGGWPEHYSERGINGQIDDLLFPINHGILFYPGFTVLPPFVAYRVDRLDEARFEIVSGQLRERMRTLATTAPIPYRKQNDGDYQIPIMELKTGLETPGAVRFALHVAEPKSS comes from the coding sequence ATGAAAGTTCTGATTGTCTTCGCGCATCCCGAACGACACTCCCTCAATGGCGCCCTGCTTGATGCCGCCATCGCCGAACTGCAGGCGCAGGGACACGAGGTCAAAGTCTCCGATCTCTATGCCATGCACTGGAAAGCAGCCGTCGACCGCAGCGACTTTCCGGATCTGCCTTCCGGCGAGCGCCTGAAAGTAGGCTCTGCATCTTCCCGTGAATTCGCAGCAAACGGCCTGACGGATGACGTAAAAGCCGAGCAGGAGAAACTCCGCTGGGCCGATACCGTGATTCTCCAGTTTCCGCTCTGGTGGTTCGCCATGCCCGCGATCCTCAAAGGCTGGATCGATCGCGTCTATGCCTGCGGCTTTGCGTATGGCGTTGGCGAGCATAGCGACAGCCGCTGGGGTGATCGCTATGGCGAAGGCGTGATGGCGGGCAAGCGCGCCATGCTCATCGTGACGGCCGGAGGCTGGCCGGAGCATTACTCCGAGCGCGGGATCAATGGCCAGATCGACGATCTGCTGTTTCCCATCAATCATGGCATCCTGTTCTATCCCGGTTTCACGGTGCTGCCGCCTTTCGTGGCTTACAGGGTGGACCGGCTGGATGAAGCTCGCTTTGAGATCGTTTCCGGACAACTTCGCGAGCGTATGCGCACGCTTGCGACGACCGCGCCGATCCCATACCGGAAGCAGAACGACGGCGACTATCAGATCCCTATAATGGAACTGAAAACCGGGCTGGAAACACCAGGCGCCGTTCGTTTTGCCCTGCATGTAGCGGAACCGAAATCCTCGTAG
- a CDS encoding GNAT family N-acetyltransferase, producing MLSIKTERLILRRFREADSPALYAYLHDPRSSCFFSLRLSDEASALAEAKKRSHDDKYIAVCLKDSDELIGDLFAMPEEDAISVGWNFNPRFSGKGYAFEAAHALFAYLFDDRHARRLYAYVEDTNQPSQRLCQKLGMRLEGTFMEFISFMKNGQGQPVYENTMQYAILAREWRALKG from the coding sequence ATGCTGAGTATAAAAACAGAACGGCTTATTCTTCGTCGGTTTCGTGAAGCCGATAGCCCGGCTTTATATGCCTATTTGCATGATCCGCGATCCAGTTGTTTCTTTTCACTGAGACTTTCTGACGAAGCTTCTGCTTTAGCTGAAGCAAAGAAACGCAGTCATGACGACAAATATATTGCTGTCTGTCTCAAAGATAGCGACGAACTGATTGGTGATCTGTTTGCTATGCCAGAGGAAGACGCCATTTCGGTCGGGTGGAATTTCAACCCCCGTTTTTCCGGGAAAGGATATGCATTCGAGGCCGCGCATGCTCTGTTCGCCTACCTGTTCGACGACCGACATGCCCGTCGTCTCTATGCCTATGTCGAAGACACAAACCAGCCATCGCAGCGTCTCTGCCAAAAACTGGGCATGCGTCTGGAGGGAACATTCATGGAGTTCATCTCTTTCATGAAGAACGGGCAGGGTCAGCCAGTTTATGAAAACACCATGCAGTACGCGATCTTGGCGCGTGAATGGCGCGCTCTGAAAGGGTGA
- a CDS encoding TolC family protein — translation MRYRDIYYPHSHTILKEENIYRECYYIYCDIFIFTFLLFSFNQISEVEAENITFVHAAETARAVDSGLTELNTNYRSAAARRNVRQELAQVFSHLTATKDMLRNSVLSAESMNSRAIEVSRSWQAGETSLVELLRARSAAHNALQLRNQTEIARHVAIVRTLIAAGEFQ, via the coding sequence ATGCGTTATCGTGATATTTATTATCCACACTCGCACACCATATTAAAAGAAGAAAATATATATAGAGAATGTTACTATATATATTGTGACATTTTTATTTTTACATTTCTGTTATTTTCTTTCAATCAAATTTCAGAGGTGGAAGCAGAAAATATTACGTTCGTCCACGCCGCTGAAACGGCGCGGGCTGTCGATTCAGGGCTGACTGAACTGAATACAAACTATCGCTCAGCGGCGGCCCGCCGCAATGTCAGACAGGAACTGGCCCAGGTTTTTTCTCATCTGACGGCCACGAAAGACATGCTCAGAAACTCTGTTCTCTCCGCCGAGAGCATGAACAGTCGCGCAATTGAGGTGAGCCGGTCATGGCAAGCCGGTGAGACATCGCTGGTTGAACTGCTGCGGGCGAGATCCGCGGCCCACAATGCCCTGCAACTTCGCAATCAGACGGAAATCGCCCGGCACGTCGCCATTGTACGGACATTGATCGCCGCAGGAGAATTCCAGTGA
- a CDS encoding efflux RND transporter periplasmic adaptor subunit, producing the protein MSALPVPIKNWKYLLYIAIVFSIADCPARAADSAPTVVMGEAAQKNSALVISIARSGALVKNLDAMGTVTAEAGHVVRIHPAGSGKVLSVAVVPGQHVHKGETLLTYQDHSLHLIRLEMTRAQAALTTAQAASQNAASAYHRGHELAGAAVAAGETRRRLAAFQAAKDDVIARQADVDTLKHQLEEEYNSVTESVKAQTGPLDETSSIIAPTAAEVQSVFVGVADDISPTTELIGLTDMSSVWIVSDILPQDATQVVQGDEQITELASDAGTTLLRSKITSVGDIADPATGLVRVISTVPNPDGNLHPGMFLNTHLPTREKATGIIVPESAVTEINGVSTVFVPAGPNRFRPQEVHVGATGNGQKIITSGLSVGERIVTQGAFALKAVMLVSDMNDGD; encoded by the coding sequence GTGAGCGCTTTACCTGTCCCTATAAAAAACTGGAAATATTTACTGTATATCGCGATTGTTTTTAGCATTGCTGACTGCCCTGCACGAGCTGCCGACAGCGCGCCGACTGTCGTAATGGGAGAAGCGGCGCAGAAGAATTCTGCTCTGGTTATTTCGATCGCGAGGAGTGGCGCGCTCGTAAAAAATCTGGACGCGATGGGAACCGTCACAGCGGAAGCGGGGCATGTCGTTCGTATTCATCCTGCGGGGTCCGGTAAAGTTCTGAGTGTCGCTGTGGTGCCCGGTCAGCATGTGCACAAGGGAGAAACTCTTCTTACCTATCAGGATCATTCACTGCATCTGATCCGTCTTGAAATGACAAGAGCACAGGCGGCGCTGACGACAGCACAGGCGGCCTCTCAGAATGCGGCGTCAGCCTATCACCGGGGGCATGAACTGGCAGGAGCAGCCGTTGCAGCAGGAGAGACCAGACGTCGCCTGGCCGCATTCCAGGCTGCGAAAGACGACGTTATTGCTCGACAGGCCGATGTCGATACTCTGAAGCATCAGCTCGAAGAAGAATACAACTCCGTTACGGAATCAGTTAAAGCCCAGACCGGCCCGCTGGATGAAACATCGTCGATCATTGCGCCGACCGCAGCGGAAGTGCAGAGCGTGTTCGTTGGTGTTGCGGACGATATTTCACCGACAACGGAACTGATAGGTCTGACAGACATGTCCTCGGTATGGATTGTTTCTGACATCCTGCCTCAGGATGCCACGCAGGTGGTCCAGGGCGACGAGCAGATCACGGAACTCGCGTCGGATGCAGGGACGACATTACTGAGATCGAAAATAACTTCGGTAGGTGACATAGCTGATCCGGCCACGGGTCTCGTTCGCGTCATAAGCACGGTGCCCAATCCAGATGGCAATCTTCATCCCGGCATGTTCCTCAATACCCATCTCCCAACACGCGAAAAGGCGACAGGCATCATTGTGCCGGAGAGCGCTGTCACAGAAATCAACGGTGTAAGCACCGTATTTGTGCCGGCAGGTCCAAACCGGTTCCGGCCACAGGAAGTGCATGTCGGTGCTACGGGAAATGGACAGAAAATCATTACTTCTGGCCTCTCCGTTGGCGAGCGGATCGTAACGCAGGGCGCATTCGCCCTGAAGGCGGTGATGCTGGTGTCAGATATGAATGACGGAGACTGA
- a CDS encoding efflux RND transporter permease subunit — protein sequence MTETESVMRNVLSALQTRRWLILGVICLTFIAGGLIVRGLPVEAVPDISPRQVLVSVVAPGLATEEVERLITFPIEASMAGIPDMTDLRSVSRSGVSVVYIQFADETDINLDRARVEERIQQARETISVPGVSVNIGPLATGLGEIMQLQIRGDGYSLMDLNRLMTWTVAPQLKLVPGVVDVNVNGGAEQTFQVALDQARLMALGVSVDDVFRAVDGNNSASGGGWIEHGEEQQIVVGRGLIGSLDDFGSIPVRTNANGSAIFLRDVGRISMGPRTRLGAVTRDGQGEIVIGVIMMRMGASSDTTLAAIDAALPGIRQSLPKGVTLDPYYVRSTLTDSTIRTVKENLVVGALLVISVLIVVIGDWRASLVIASVIPFALVYAMAGMRWFGISANLLSLGAIDFGMIVDSSLVVVENLMTHRDRDQASGRNTPLAALAVSAATEVLRPVSFGILVIVMVYLPILTLQDIEGKMFRPMAQTVIMALLASLLYCVVGIPVIAALMMKSSGHHKDTRLVAFLRRGYGPLLNWCETRPRTLFGATFVIFAFSVWVGLHLGGEFIPSLDEGALTVTTTRLPGISLPEALKEVGLQERILRRFPEVISVVSNTGTSAIPTDPMGVNETDSFIFLKPPSQWTTAHTQEGLVTAMSQVLSTELPGMQQSWSQPVQMRMDDLLSGVRTQIAVSIYGDDLATLARLGDRVASVMKTIPGAADVAPQGDGTVAFIHIDIDRRKAARLGISQQELLNVVEAVGGHIGRSVTVGNALISTQVRFDPAQAGTRDQIARLRIRRADGRGAVLLSEIAKVTVQDGPPRISRDNIRRRLIVQANVRGRDLSSFVAEAQKAVGRKVILPPGYRIVWAGQFQNLRSAMARLEVVVPIALVLIFALLVVALNSVWLAGLVFVNLPVAATGGILALALRGLPFSVSAGIGFIALFGVAVLNGVVLITAINSLRLAGRQAARAAYEAAEERFRPVMATALVASLGFIPMAVSTSAGAEVERPLATVVIGGLISSTLLTLLVLPSLYARLMKNRTS from the coding sequence ATGACGGAGACTGAGAGCGTCATGCGTAACGTGCTCTCCGCCCTGCAGACCAGACGCTGGCTGATTCTTGGGGTGATCTGCCTTACCTTCATTGCCGGCGGTCTCATCGTCCGGGGCCTTCCGGTAGAAGCCGTGCCTGATATCTCTCCCCGGCAGGTGCTCGTTTCCGTCGTTGCGCCGGGCCTCGCCACGGAAGAAGTCGAACGGCTGATCACCTTTCCGATCGAGGCCAGCATGGCGGGCATTCCGGACATGACCGATCTCCGGTCAGTCTCCCGTTCGGGGGTCTCGGTCGTCTATATCCAGTTTGCGGATGAAACGGACATCAATCTCGATCGCGCCCGTGTGGAAGAACGTATCCAGCAGGCGAGAGAGACAATCTCCGTGCCCGGAGTCAGCGTGAATATCGGACCGCTCGCCACAGGTCTCGGTGAAATCATGCAGTTGCAGATCAGAGGCGATGGTTATTCGCTGATGGATCTGAACCGTCTTATGACATGGACCGTCGCGCCGCAGTTGAAACTGGTTCCGGGCGTCGTGGACGTTAACGTAAACGGTGGCGCCGAACAGACATTTCAGGTCGCTCTCGATCAGGCCCGCCTGATGGCGCTCGGTGTGTCAGTTGATGATGTCTTCCGGGCGGTGGACGGCAATAATTCTGCATCGGGAGGCGGATGGATTGAGCATGGAGAGGAACAGCAGATCGTTGTCGGACGCGGCCTGATTGGCTCGCTTGATGATTTTGGGTCCATTCCCGTCCGGACCAACGCCAACGGTTCCGCCATTTTCCTCCGGGATGTCGGACGCATTTCCATGGGACCGAGAACACGCCTTGGCGCCGTCACGCGGGATGGCCAGGGCGAGATTGTCATAGGCGTCATCATGATGCGCATGGGAGCGAGTTCCGACACCACCCTGGCCGCCATCGACGCGGCGCTTCCCGGCATTCGTCAGTCTCTCCCCAAAGGGGTGACGCTTGATCCTTATTACGTGCGTTCGACACTGACAGACAGCACCATCAGGACCGTGAAGGAAAATCTTGTTGTTGGAGCACTCCTGGTCATCAGTGTTCTCATCGTGGTTATCGGTGACTGGAGAGCGTCACTGGTCATTGCCTCCGTCATTCCGTTTGCGCTCGTCTACGCCATGGCCGGCATGCGATGGTTCGGGATTTCCGCCAATCTGCTCAGCCTCGGCGCCATCGACTTCGGTATGATCGTCGACAGTTCCCTCGTCGTGGTCGAAAATCTCATGACGCATCGTGATCGTGACCAGGCCAGCGGGCGGAATACGCCGCTGGCGGCTCTCGCGGTCTCAGCGGCGACTGAAGTGCTCCGGCCAGTGAGTTTCGGCATTCTTGTCATTGTGATGGTCTATCTGCCGATCCTGACATTGCAGGATATCGAGGGCAAGATGTTCAGGCCCATGGCGCAGACGGTCATCATGGCCCTGCTGGCCTCACTGCTCTACTGTGTTGTCGGGATACCGGTGATTGCGGCTTTGATGATGAAGTCTTCCGGCCACCATAAAGATACCCGTCTGGTTGCCTTTCTTCGTCGTGGTTATGGTCCCCTGCTGAACTGGTGCGAAACCCGGCCACGGACCCTGTTTGGCGCGACTTTCGTGATTTTTGCTTTTTCTGTCTGGGTTGGCCTGCATCTGGGTGGCGAGTTCATTCCGTCTCTCGACGAGGGCGCCCTGACGGTAACAACGACACGACTGCCAGGCATTTCGCTGCCTGAAGCCCTGAAGGAGGTCGGCCTCCAGGAGCGTATCCTGCGCCGCTTTCCCGAAGTCATCAGTGTTGTCAGCAATACGGGAACATCGGCCATCCCTACTGATCCGATGGGTGTTAACGAGACAGACAGTTTCATCTTTCTGAAGCCGCCATCACAGTGGACCACGGCACATACACAGGAGGGGCTTGTTACGGCGATGAGTCAGGTGCTGAGCACTGAACTGCCCGGTATGCAGCAGTCATGGAGTCAGCCCGTGCAGATGCGGATGGATGATCTCCTGTCCGGTGTCAGAACGCAGATTGCCGTCTCGATCTATGGCGATGATCTCGCTACGCTGGCGCGTCTGGGGGACAGGGTAGCGAGCGTCATGAAAACCATTCCCGGCGCGGCTGACGTGGCTCCACAGGGGGACGGCACCGTTGCTTTCATCCATATCGATATTGATCGTCGGAAGGCGGCGCGGCTGGGTATTTCCCAGCAGGAGCTTCTGAACGTGGTTGAAGCGGTCGGCGGCCATATCGGAAGGTCCGTCACAGTCGGTAACGCCCTGATCAGCACGCAGGTCCGTTTCGATCCTGCCCAGGCAGGCACACGTGACCAGATCGCCCGTCTGAGGATACGCCGCGCCGATGGACGGGGCGCGGTCCTGCTTTCAGAGATCGCAAAGGTTACGGTGCAGGACGGTCCTCCCCGTATCAGCCGGGATAATATCCGCCGCCGCCTTATCGTGCAGGCCAATGTGCGCGGGCGTGACCTCAGTTCCTTTGTCGCCGAAGCACAGAAGGCCGTCGGCAGAAAGGTCATCCTGCCTCCCGGTTACCGCATCGTGTGGGCGGGCCAGTTCCAGAATCTGCGCTCGGCCATGGCTCGGCTGGAAGTTGTCGTGCCGATTGCGTTGGTGTTGATTTTTGCCCTGCTTGTTGTTGCGCTGAATTCAGTCTGGCTGGCAGGGCTTGTTTTCGTCAATCTGCCAGTTGCTGCGACAGGTGGTATTCTGGCTCTCGCTCTGCGTGGCCTGCCATTCAGTGTGTCCGCCGGGATCGGGTTCATTGCCCTGTTCGGTGTGGCTGTGCTGAACGGCGTGGTGCTCATCACGGCCATAAATTCCCTGCGTCTAGCAGGCCGGCAGGCTGCACGCGCCGCGTATGAAGCTGCGGAAGAGCGTTTCCGTCCGGTCATGGCGACGGCTCTGGTCGCCAGTCTGGGTTTTATTCCCATGGCCGTCTCAACCAGTGCCGGCGCAGAGGTCGAGCGCCCTCTGGCCACTGTCGTCATCGGTGGCCTGATCTCCTCGACACTTCTCACGCTTCTTGTGCTGCCCTCACTGTATGCGCGTCTCATGAAAAACCGTACATCATGA